The Pygocentrus nattereri isolate fPygNat1 chromosome 4, fPygNat1.pri, whole genome shotgun sequence genome includes a window with the following:
- the LOC119263289 gene encoding fatty acid-binding protein, brain-like → MEAFFGNWKLVSSENFEEYMRAIGWAEEVVQIGNIVTPVLSIYQDGEKLVMKLKTSVFSSEKSFVLGEEFDEHFAGQKYRSVINLDDGKLVQTQKWDGKMTVQTRKIQDGKMILTLSYKDTVAVRTYEKMAD, encoded by the exons ATGGAGGCCTTCTTTGGAAATTGGAAACTGGTCAGCAGTGAAAACTTTGAAGAATACATGAGAGCAATAG gtTGGGCAGAAGAAGTAGTACAAATCGGGAATATAGTTACACCAGTGTTGTCCATTTACCAAGATGGAGAGAAGTTAGTGATGAAACTGAAGACCAGTGTCTTCAGCTCTGAAAAGTCATTCGTACTGGGCGAGGAGTTTGACGAGCATTTTGCCGGCCAAAAATACAGA tcTGTTATTAACCTGGACGACGGCAAATTAGTGCAAACACAGAAATGGGATGGTAAAATGACTGTCCAGACCCGCAAGATCCAAGATGGCAAGATGATCTTG ACACTGAGTTATAAAGACACTGTGGCAGTGCGCACCTATGAGAAGATGGCTGATTGA
- the LOC119263303 gene encoding fatty acid-binding protein, brain-like — translation MEAFFGNWKLVSSVNFEEYMRAIGLAEEVVQIGNIVTPVLSIYQDGEKLVMKLKTSVFSSEKSFVLGEEFDDNFAGQKYRSVINLDDGKLVETQKWDGKTTIQTRKIQDGKMILTMSYKDTVAVRTYEKMAD, via the exons ATGGAGGCCTTCTTTGGAAATTGGAAACTGGTCAGCAGTGTAAACTTTGAAGAATACATGAGAGCAATAG gtTTGGCAGAAGAAGTAGTACAAATCGGGAATATAGTTACACCAGTGTTGTCCATTTACCAAGATGGAGAGAAGTTAGTGATGAAACTGAAGACCAGCGTCTTCAGCTCTGAAAAGTCATTCGTACTGGGCGAGGAGTTTGACGACAATTTTGCCGGCCAAAAATACAGA tcTGTTATTAACCTGGACGACGGCAAATTAGTGGAAACACAGAAATGGGATGGTAAAACGACCATCCAGACCCGCAAGATCCAAGATGGCAAGATGATCTTG ACAATGAGTTATAAAGACACTGTGGCAGTGCGCACCTACGAGAAGATGGCTGATTGA
- the LOC108412035 gene encoding fatty acid-binding protein, brain-like, which yields MEAFFGNWKLVSSENFEEYMRAIGLAEEVVQIGNIVTPVLSIYQDGEKLVMKLKTSVFSSEKSFVLGEEFDEHFAGQKYRSVINLDDGKLVQTQKWDGKTTIQTRKIQDGKMILTMSYKDTVAVRTYEKMAD from the exons ATGGAGGCCTTCTTTGGAAATTGGAAACTGGTCAGCAGTGAAAACTTTGAAGAATACATGAGAGCAATAG GTTTGGCAGAAGAAGTAGTACAAATCGGGAATATAGTTACACCAGTGTTGTCCATTTACCAAGATGGAGAGAAGTTAGTGATGAAACTGAAGACCAGCGTCTTCAGCTCTGAAAAGTCATTCGTACTGGGCGAGGAGTTTGACGAGCATTTTGCCGGCCAAAAATACAGA tcTGTTATTAACCTGGACGACGGCAAATTAGTGCAAACACAGAAATGGGATGGTAAAACGACCATCCAGACCCGCAAGATCCAAGATGGCAAGATGATCTTG ACAATGAGTTATAAAGACACTGTGGCAGTGCGCACCTACGAGAAGATGGCTGATTGA
- the smpdl3a gene encoding acid sphingomyelinase-like phosphodiesterase 3a gives MELLLLLLCLSGPLFYQLVCSAPIKESIRERHLQEGSKFWHLSDLHFDPTYHVNKDPTKVCFSSKGVPVTDPGLFGDFMCDSPYQLIQSAFSHMKHVDQQPDFIIWTGDSPPHVPVNELSTEAVISVISNMTHTLRQFFPELPVYPALGNHDYWPQDQLPVKTSTVYQAVAKLWTPWLSPEALATLQEGGFYSQLIKPGLRLVSLNTNLYYTPNKVTENMTDPAGQFKWLQDTLELSKQSMEKVYVIAHVPIGYLPYAKNTTAMWEHHNEKLVDIFRSYSDIIQGHFYGHTHRDSIMVLLDRQGMPVNSIFVAPAVTPIKSPLEPYSNNPAVRMYLYNPQDYSLQDLWQYYLNLTEANKKEMPIWSLEYIMTEAFGIKDIQPQSLHELALTFEMPQSKAFQKYFTYFMVSYNETITCEDDCKMVQVCSVHFLDRESYSWCIKKGSTGGYHFRAKN, from the exons atggagctgctgctgctgctgctctgcctGTCTGGACCACTTTTCTACCAGCTCGTCTGTTCAGCACCGATAAAAGAGTCCATTAGAGAGAGACACCTGCAGGAAGGAA GCAAATTCTGGCATCTCTCGGACCTGCACTTCGACCCCACCTATCATGTCAATAAAGATCCCACCAAAGTGTGCTTCTCCTCAAAGGGCGTCCCCGTGACAGACCCAGGACTTTTTGGAGATTTCATGTGTGACTCTCCGTACCAGCTTATTCAGTCAGCTTTCAGTCATATGAAGCACGTGGACCAACAGCCTGACTTCATTATCTGGACTGG AGACAGTCCTCCTCATGTTCCAGTGAATGAGTTGTCCACAGAAGCTGTGATCAGTGTAATAAGCAACATGACTCACACCTTACGTCAGTTCTTCCCTGAGCTGCCGGTATATCCTGCACTGGGCAACCACGACTACTGGCCACAG GATCAGCTTCCAGTGAAGACAAGTACAGTTTATCAGGCTGTAGCCAAACTTTGGACTCCATGGCTAAGCCCAGAAGCCCTCGCTACACTGCAAGAAG GAGGCTTTTACTCTCAGCTGATAAAGCCCGGTCTCCGGCTGGTGAGCCTGAACACAAACCTTTATTACACACCCAACAAGGTGACCGAGAACATGACTGACCCAGCCGGTCAGTTCAAGTGGCTGCAGGATACACTGGAGCTGTCCAAACAGAGCATGGAGAAA GTTTATGTGATTGCTCATGTCCCAATTGGTTACCTGCCCTATGCCAAAAACACCACGGCCATGTGGGAGCACCACAACGAGAAGCTAGTGGACATATTCCGTAGCTACAGTGACATCATTCAGGGCCATTTCTATGGGCACACCCACAGAGACAGCATAATGGTTCTGCTGGATCGCCAAG GAATGCCTGTTAACTCCATCTTTGTCGCTCCGGCTGTGACACCAATCAAAAGTCCTCTGGAGCCGTATTCAAATAACCCTGCTGTCCGCATGTACCTGTACAACCCTCAAGACTATAGCTTACAG GATCTCTGGCAGTACTACTTGAATCTCACTGAAGCAAACAAGAAAGAAATGCCCATCTGGAGTCTTGAATACATCATGACTGAAGCCTTTGGTATCAAAGACATTCAGCCACAAAGCCTGCATGAACTTGCCCTGACATTCGAGATGCCACAAAGCAAAGCCTTTCAGAAGTATTTCACTTACTTCATGGTAAGTTACAATGAAACTATCACCTGTGAAGATGACTGCAAGATGGTGCAGGTCTGTTCTGTGCACTTTTTGGATCGTGAGTCGTATTCCTGGTGTATCAAAAAAGGAAGCACAGGTGGATACCACTTTAgagccaaaaactga